One window from the genome of Hydractinia symbiolongicarpus strain clone_291-10 chromosome 1, HSymV2.1, whole genome shotgun sequence encodes:
- the LOC130636533 gene encoding integrator complex subunit 3-like produces the protein MESVEAQKLWKPKLFSCTVLQPKDELEDRLDKCHVVVINLVSGSSERENHDALNQAVCKGMKEHEEISLGLLYTILTEQENAPKAYRDLSFVSRDGLALVGNKVQQILTEKFQRLLDSPKAQCLWLIGEMMKNQVQNLEMTIHVLLRQIAGGDHSPANIWLVENVLKLMKANRPWLEKNPGSLQLVIYTYLRIIEDHEGPRFKVLRQSEVDFCVTLIRDRFGDCLQIGRDFVRLLQNVFRIPEFTKLWKDMLFRPKSLSSQFTGLPQLLNTRTSRKFLASRMTIDMENKLAFLALKVKFGLQKRYQDWFFRQYLSNAESQTLLPDIVRFICGVIHPPNEILASDVIPRWAILGWLYTACQNPVTQTNMKLALFFDWLFFQGEKDNIMNIEPAMLLMHNSVRTHPNITYSLLDFICRMSKHYSLQFSNLTKQGLFNSFKSILDKRVVSSLSPVLKSSRMDKELKMLISETLPSFVVVDRSATSTSDEPSSTTPPQSPTIDPSKDFSLNLNEQASSGLSIVEIADESSTDEAVFSDEDDDDKAAPPPPPPPPDKKEKVASIQSSSTSNSSFRPIAIKEEDFETKVDEGFVGDDVTELEEFQNLDSNLLKDNLLKLKNEKEESSKAEAMEAIISNIESMGDFDDEIASPLCVCLANCLADDLALPVLPDNITEKTIEGSLERPQYAIFRAICSLSKNDVNRENLYVLLNGIHEIDEKIGYHFLYFLKACYNDPEKFSVYEDYVSYFKDRTLKTVLTQDMKACYEYDPALFMYLIEMIFKHFHEVAVGNKEIIKMLVATVHPNEMNAILSGILLEDLSIIGENQVGGLLEASLEWTAFEQSCLWQLINAEETPIEMLIGILPELKAKKHAESLNQLLLQLRAESPQMEIIKPVLCMDVEGSGKNFSLCLFKTWCHSEARELAHVLAQLLTKPNPTVKKRQGNSSTRHNPTLNQIVLHLNQFYKHLQSSEKDSKSKDMSLFKYESLRYALTQAKKNVTDQDIKTKCKPLFAEFTELPTRSNRKRKNQRVTRSRRGGRVRKEESSEESESDDEDEDEESDEDSEEEEEEEVVETKTKGRPPSKKRRKASKNLSSDEED, from the exons ATGGAATCTGTTGAAGCTCAAAAGCTGTGGAAACCAAAATTATTTAGCTGCACTGTGTTACAACCTAAAGATGAGTTGGAAGAT CGATTAGATAAATGTCATGTGGTTGTTATTAACTTGGTATCAGGCTCATCTGAAAGGGAAAACCATGATGCATTAAATCAAGCG GTATGTAAGGGAATGAAAGAGCATGAGGAGATATCCCTGGGTTTGCTGTACACAATATTAACTGAACAAGAAAATGCACCCAAG gcATATCGAGATTTATCTTTTGTATCAAGAGATGGATTAGCTTTGGTTGGTAATAAAGTGCAACAAATATTGACCGAAAAATTTCAGCGATTGTTAGATTCACCAAAAGCACAG TGCTTATGGTTAATTGGCGAGATGATGAAAAACCAAGTACAGAATCTTGAAATGACTATTCATGTTCTCCTGCGTCAAATAGCTg GTGGTGATCACAGTCCTGCAAATATATGGTTAGTTGAAAATGTATTAAAGCTGATGAAAGCTAACAG accgTGGCTGGAAAAGAATCCTGGCTCCTTACAATTGGTTATTTACACGTATCTTCGCATAATTGAGGATCATGAGGGCCCTCGCTTTAAAGTTTTGCGGCAATCAGAAGTAGATTTTTGCGTTACGCTAATAAGAGATAGG TTTGGTGATTGTTTACAAATTGGTCGAGATTTTGTTCGTCTTCTTCAGAATGTGTTcag AATTCCAGAATTTACAAAATTGTGGAAGGACATGTTGTTTCGACCGAAATCTCTATCATCGCAATTTACAG gaTTACCACAGCTATTGAATACACGGACCTCTCGGAAATTTTTGGCCAGTCGAATGACAATTGACATGGAAAACAAATTAGCATTTCTTGCGCTGAAAGTGAAATTTGGATTACAAAAACGCTATCAGGACTGGTTTTTTCGACag TATTTATCAAATGCAGAAAGTCAAACCTTACTACCAGATATTGTTAGGTTCATATGTGGTGTGATACACCCACCTAATGAAATTCTAGCATCTGATGTTATCCCTCGATGGGCTATTCTTGGCTGGTTATACACCGCATGTCAA AATCCAGTCACTCAAACAAATATGAAACTTGCACTCTTTTTTGATTGGCTATTTTTTCAAGGTGAAAAGGATAACATAATGAATATCG AACCAGCTATGCTGCTGATGCATAATTCCGTTCGCACACATCCAAATATAACATATAGCCTTTTGGATTTCATCTGTCGG ATGTCAAAACATTATTCACTTCAATTTTCTAATTTAACGAAGCAAGGTTTATTTAACTCGTTCAAGAGTATTCTGGACAAAAGAGTCGTAAG ttcattaagtccagTTCTTAAGAGTAGTCGCATGGAcaaagaattaaagatgttaattAGTGAAACTTTACCATCTTTTGTTGTTGTCGATCGATCTG CAACGTCAACATCTGACGAACCCTCATCAACCACTCCGCCACAATCACCAACTATAGATCCATCCAAAGATTTTTCACTTAACTTGAACGAACAAGCATCAAGTGGATTATCAATCGTTGAGATTGCAGACGAGAGTAGTACAGATGAAGCAGTGTTTTCTGACGAGGACGATGATGACAAAGCAgccccaccaccaccaccaccacctcctgataaaaaagaaaag GTCGCTTCCATACAATCATCATCAACGTCAAATTCTTCATTTCGCCCAATCGCTATTAAAGAGGAAGATTTTGAAACAAAAGTGGATGAAGGTTTTGTTGGTGATGATGTTACAGAACTGGAAGAATTTCAGAATCTTGACAGCAACTTATTGAAAGATAATctgttaaagttaaaaaatgaaaa AGAGGAATCATCGAAAGCTGAAGCAATGGAAGCCATCATATCAAATATTGAATCCATg GGTGATTTTGATGATGAGATTGCATCACCACTATGTGTCTGCTTAGCAAACTGTTTAGCTGATGATTTAGCCTTACCAGTTTTGCCAGATAATATAACTGAAAA aacaaTTGAGGGAAGTTTAGAAAGACCTCAATATGCTATTTTCAG AGCTATATGTTCACTTTCGAAGAATGATGTAAATCGAGAAAATCTATATGTCCTATTGAATGGTATTCATGAAATAGATGAAAAAATTGGATATCATTTTCTGTATTTTCTGAAGGCTTG TTACAATGACCCAGAAAAGTTTTCTGTGTATGAAGATTACGTTAGCTATTTTAAAGATCGAACATTAAAGACAGTACTCACGCAAGATATGAAG gCATGTTATGAATACGATCCTGCATTGTTTATGTATCTTATTGAAATGATATTTAAACACTTCCATGAAGTTGCTGTTGGCAACAAGGAAATTATAAAAATGCTAGTTGCTACAGTTCACCCAAACGAG ATGAACGCGATTTTGAGTGGCATTTTACTTGAAGACCTGTCAATAATCGGTGAGAATCAAGTCGGCGGCTTGTTAG AGGCGTCATTGGAGTGGACTGCATTTGAGCAATCTTGTTTATGGCAACTTATCAATGCTGAAGAGACTCCTATTGAAATGTTGATTGGTATCTTACCAGAACTGAAAGCCAAAAAGCATGCAGAATCGCTCAATCAATTGCTTCTACAACTCAGAGCAGAAAG ccCTCAGATGGAGATCATCAAACCAGTGTTATGTATGGATGTTGAAGGGAGTGGGAAAAACTTCAGTTTGTGTCTGTTTAAAACGTGGTGTCATTCAGAAGCACGTGAATTAGCTCATGTCTTGGCGCAACTACTCACAAAACCAAACCCTACTGTGAAGAAGAGACAAGGAAA ttCATCAACTCGTCACAATCCTACGTTGAATCAAATTGTTCTCcatttaaatcaattttacaaACATCTACAAAGTTCGGAAAAAGACAGCAAAAGCAAAGATATGTCGC TGTTCAAATACGAGTCTCTTCGATACGCACTTACACAagctaaaaagaatgttacagACCAGGACATCAAGACCAA ATGTAAGCCTTTATTTGCGGAATTCACCGAGCTACCTACACGGTCAAATCGTAAGCGCAAAAATCAGCGAGTTACTCGAAGTCGAAGAGGTGGTCGAGTTAGGAAAGAGGAGTCATCAGAAGAATCTGAAAGTGATGACGAGGACGAAGATGAG